A single genomic interval of Gammaproteobacteria bacterium harbors:
- a CDS encoding NAD(P)-dependent oxidoreductase — MMHQSAKRRILITGAAGRIGQILARAWANVYDLVLVDVRPAQNASVPILQIDAAESDVMRNLCQDVDTVIPLAISGNMHDNWNALIPVNLTATQTAYLAASEQGCRRIIFPSSIQIGLNPNSPYTRSKTWGEKLGRRYAKRTSLSVICLRLGRVLPADAPGIIPGTWFLDHVLTYGDLVRLFTASVEAPDEFRYGIFWGLSANTFNRFDISETCRVLGYQPQDNAFLLAEQTAKSWHGRWRMEKSIWKKRLEKWLNY; from the coding sequence ATGATGCATCAATCTGCCAAGCGCCGTATATTGATTACCGGAGCAGCCGGACGCATAGGCCAAATCTTAGCGCGAGCCTGGGCAAATGTGTACGATCTGGTATTAGTGGATGTGCGACCCGCCCAAAATGCCAGTGTTCCCATCCTTCAGATTGATGCTGCCGAATCCGACGTGATGCGGAACTTATGCCAGGACGTTGATACCGTGATTCCGCTGGCCATCAGCGGTAACATGCACGACAATTGGAATGCCCTCATACCAGTCAATCTGACTGCCACCCAGACCGCCTACTTGGCCGCTAGCGAGCAAGGTTGTCGCAGAATTATTTTTCCCAGTTCGATACAGATCGGGCTCAACCCCAATTCACCTTACACGCGCAGCAAAACCTGGGGCGAAAAGCTGGGCCGACGTTATGCTAAACGCACTTCACTTTCTGTTATTTGCCTGCGTCTGGGTAGAGTTCTTCCTGCCGACGCGCCGGGTATTATACCGGGCACCTGGTTCCTGGACCATGTCCTAACTTATGGTGACCTAGTCCGCCTTTTCACGGCCAGTGTGGAAGCACCCGATGAGTTCAGGTACGGTATTTTTTGGGGACTTTCCGCCAACACTTTCAATAGATTCGATATCTCTGAAACCTGTCGCGTGCTGGGTTATCAGCCGCAAGACAATGCCTTCCTCTTGGCCGAACAGACCGCGAAAAGCTGGCATGGACGCTGGCGTATGGAAAAATCAATCTGGAAGAAACGACTAGAGAAATGGTTGAATTATTAA